A window from Sebastes fasciatus isolate fSebFas1 chromosome 22, fSebFas1.pri, whole genome shotgun sequence encodes these proteins:
- the LOC141760588 gene encoding interferon-induced very large GTPase 1-like: protein MAESVPTMDDSDEEEFHDAPNSFPGLYCEEGENTPPTPQSDCVPPPGEVKVLNAGEDSVTLGFSLTDSVRYKLHLDYSCDTQRGSLITEESSTVEVKGLNPGNEYTFSIVRIADDGNRSKATLLSVFTELSPPVQITVYQVSSESLSLRWDRPAGEVESYIVTCCHGGDIVEELTDTNKLTLNNLKPGVCYSLLVSTQLRNGRRSKPATTSARTKTHLESLLEDLGLEHLYKKKLSLSKILQIDEKTITDEPAKCNSDLPWYFLKKLMMVNVTARNVKCTPACESNCGDPQLDLDNLVKSTNSGDMLNPLDIIAALFLCSDGFVQQEMALKMSMCQFSVPLLLPNCDTKQCTLMLWAMRDIVKEYRPQSLSESKGFIEDRIVLSELPMISFVRLGQCSLSKSEILNKLLSNSQQYHDTFVHHNMECGDSPRRISDGLAEITWYLPCGNKNMDVFSEPVAVANLRGDVASFETQFSFLCQTSAAVFVFFDTLDSECELLTNQQHKAQIFLVGNHQSNGFSTDALKKLATKLGLTNSNILLKAKHVNDADFVKDLRKKVSNVLENSKMKMGVEQMADIAHELGIWVDEDSSECQRAKKNADAITAEIQDILEYKEAQLPLQGQIWKELARLEKEEVRLRNVGSEKIEDYKSDLQLQKTKLRQKQNSYDMSIAMSYFIAAISGEGIERCYFLKWMRMNLDNMSRDKLSVLREQYRKKCKNSENKEEIKDIDRQLSNSSLGTEHFFREMGQIYEASLSLPETHPSRQQLQHLPKLCAELLRDGFPLELVDGDASNIPLRWVSDVLSQLNDLVSPKSKILVATVLGVQSTGKSTLLNTMFGVQFAVSSGRCTRGAFMLLIRVDEDFKKELNCDFMVIIDTEGLKSPELAQLDNSHEHDNELATLVVGLSDITIINIAMENSTEMKDILQIVVHAFLRMTEVGKKPKCQFVHQNVSGVSANEKNLRDRKLLLEQLNEMTQAAAKMEKKEENMSFTDVMEYSPDTGNWYIPGLWNGNPPMAPVNAGYSEAVYELKKNVIQILGRCESSANDILDFTEWMKNLWNAVKHENFIFSFRNSLEADAYMRLCTEFNKWEWAFKKEMYTWVTNAETRISNFGTVAVKSQISDMSEFLTHLKSDACTVLSKWETTLLENLEQYFKQTDCHVYLLEGYRESFANSAKSLRREMENSVFNQLTATADIRQGMTKLDKIKENHTKELEEKVRGLIDQCRGKKVKMEDKELDKEFDKMWTKTVNELPFPKQKATNVISHVDHYLRENLTRKGSHVCQLLSKKTLQDCGQMPFTYTAEGIYKQFKHRVSKFFNIEDHVKTLQNIADSIITMCTQSVTEKMERRNNYHDNYIQEILHMIDDRLESNQKVKPEIEFEVSLKQHICGFSARQFQKMHDDFLHANDPYRCLNQNKEKFCADFKDVFQERDQCQKKAEEFTNRCLTPAVEDFVNRSLGPDIIGEMLTSEQFGTRIFLQYSILLDLLSKDDFENYQSSICSYEEYVKKWILDQIVERFSNVSTTFEFEYRHVLSSINSINAAINKAKTEKSGNLKTFVEDVCQELGDKLVISQDALGAFMILNNADQEQFAHWLTECLKDMAETLREKFKETNIQMKLKNLHVKPQNELFNKLIGCGRQCPFCKVPCEAGDKAHTEHWASLHRPQGLGEYRSISSGKLVSDICSSLVITQDGTFQCDATNWTSHPYKRYAEIFPDWRIAPDGSLQASDYWKYVMAKFNEQFAEVYNAEPADIPATWKLIKPKQAKESLKESFSIK from the exons ATGGCTGAAAGTGTACCCACAATGGATGACTCCGATGAGGAG GAGTTCCATGATGCGCCCAATTCCTTCCCTGGGTTATACTGTGAGGAAGGAGAGAACACGCCACCAACACCACAGTCTGACT GTGTCCCTCCACCAGGAGAAGTAAAAGTTCTCAATGCTGGCGAGGACAGTGTTACTCTTGGCTTTTCACTCACTGACTCTGTTAGGTATAAACTGCACTTAGATTACTCCTGTGACACCCAGAGAGGCAGTTTAATCACAGAGGAATCCAGCACCGTGGAGGTTAAGGGACTGAATCCTGGGAATGAGTATACTTTCAGCATCGTGAGGATTGCAGACGATGGAAATCGAAGCAAAGCGACCTTGCTATCTGTCTTCACAg AGCTCAGCCCTCCTGTGCAGATCACAGTGTACCAGGTCAGCAGTGAGTCATTGTCTCTGCGTTGGGACCGCCCTGCTGGTGAGGTGGAGAGTTACATTGTGACTTGTTGCCATGGAGGAGACATTGTGGAAGAGttaacagacacaaacaaactgactcTCAACAACCTGAAGCCAGGAGTGTGTTACTCTCTGCTGGTTTCTACACAACTCAGGAATGGCAGAAGAAGCAAGCCAGCTACAACATCTGCCCGCACAA AGACGCATCTAGAGAGCTTATTGGAGGATCTGGGGTTGGAGCATCTCTACAAAAAGAAGCTATCCCTAAGCAAAATACTTCAGATTGACGAGAAGACCATTACTGATGAACCTGCCAAGTGTAACTCAGATCTTCCATGGTATTTTCTAAAGAAACTAATGATGGTGAATGTGACAGCTAGGAATGTGAAGTGTACACCTGCATGTGAGTCAAACTGTGGTGATCCGCAGTTAGATCTTGATAATCTAGTCAAAAGTACAAATTCAGGTGACATGCTGAACCCCCTTGACATAATCGCTGCACTCTTTCTGTGTTCTGATGGTTTTGTACAGCAGGAAATGGCCCTCAAAATGTCTATGTGTCAGTTTTCTGTGCCTCTGTTGCTTCCTAATTGTGACACAAAGCAGTGCACACTCATGCTTTGGGCCATGAGAGACATTGTTAAAGAGTACAGACCTCAGTCACTTTCAGAATCCAAGGGCTTTATTGAGGACAGAATTGTTCTCTCTGAACTTCCAATGATATCTTTTGTGAGACTGGGTCAGTGCTCCTTGTCCAAGTCAGAGATCCTCAATAAGCTTCTGAGCAATTCTCAGCAGTACCATGACACCTTTGTTCATCATAATATGGAGTGTGGTGACAGTCCAAGGAGAATATCCGATGGATTGGCTGAAATAACTTGGTACCTTCCTTGTGGGAACAAAAACATGGATGTCTTCAGTGAGCCAGTAGCTGTAGCTAACCTTCGTGGGGACGTTGCTTCATTTGAaacacaattttcttttttgtgtcagACATCTGCAGCAGTTTTTGTGTTCTTTGACACTTTGGACTCTGAGTGTGAGCTGCTTACCAACCAACAACACAAGGCACAGATCTTCTTGGTGGGTAACCATCAAAGCAATGGCTTCAGTACAGATGCTCTTAAAAAGTTAGCAACCAAGTTGGGCTTGACTAACAGCAACATCCTTTTGAAGGCTAAGCATGTGAATGATGCAGACTTTGTCAAGGATTTGCGGAAAAAAGTCAGCAATGTACTGGAGAACTCAAAGATGAAGATGGGAGTTGAGCAGATGGCTGACATTGCCCATGAACTGGGGATCTGGGTGGATGAAGACTCTTCAGAGTGCCAGAGAGCCAAGAAAAATGCAGATGCCATCACTGCTGAAATTCAAGACATCCTTGAATACAAAGAAGCTCAGCTACCTTTGCAAGGCCAAATATGGAAGGAACTGGCTCGCTTAGAGAAAGAAGAAGTTCGGCTTCGAAACGTTGGGTCTGAAAAAATAGAAGACTACAAAAGTGATCTTCAGTTACAGAAAACAAAACTTCGACAGAAACAGAACTCTTATGACATGTCAATTGCAATGTCATATTTCATCGCTGCAATATCAGGAGAAGGGATAGAGAGGTGCTATTTCCTGAAATGGATGCGAATGAACCTCGATAACATGTCTCGAGACAAACTGTCTGTCCTCAGGGAGCAGTAcagaaagaaatgcaaaaactCTGAGAACAAAGAGGAAATCAAAGACATTGACAGACAACTTTCCAACAGTTCACTGGGGACTGAACACTTCTTCCGTGAAATGGGTCAGATCTATGAAGCTTCGCTTTCCCTCCCAGAAACACACCCATCACGTCAACAATTACAGCATCTGCCCAAATTATGTGCAGAATTGTTACGTGATGGATTTCCCCTTGAGCTTGTAGATGGAGATGCATCCAACATACCTCTCAGATGGGTGAGTGACGTTCTCTCTCAGCTCAACGACTTGGTGTCTCCTAAGAGCAAGATACTGGTAGCCACAGTACTTGGAGTGCAGAGCACAGGAAAGTCCACTCTCCTCAACACCATGTTTGGAGTGCAGTTTGCTGTCAGCAGTGGTCGATGCACTCGAGGTGCCTTTATGTTGCTCATCAGAGTTGATGAAGATTTCAAAAAAGAACTCAACTGTGACTTCATGGTGATCATTGACACCGAGGGCTTAAAGTCACCAGAGCTTGCACAACTGGACAATAGCCATGAGCACGACAATGAGCTTGCAACACTAGTTGTGGGGCTGAGTGATATCACCATCATCAATATTGCAATGGAGAATTCAACAGAAATGAAAGACATCCTACAAATAGTTGTGCATGCTTTCCTCAGGATGACAGAGGTGGGCAAAAAGCCCAAATGTCAGTTTGTTCACCAGAATGTGTCAGGTGTTTCAGCAAATGAGAAGAACTTACGAGACAGGAAACTGCTCTTGGAACAGTTAAACGAGATGACCCAGGCAGCAGCCAAAAtggaaaagaaagaggagaacATGAGCTTCACTGATGTGATGGAGTACAGTCCAGACACTGGGAACTGGTACATTCCTGGACTCTGGAATGGAAACCCACCAATGGCACCAGTCAATGCAGGGTACAGCGAAGCTGTATATGAGCTCAAGAAGAACGTAATCCAAATTTTGGGAAGATGTGAGTCATCTGCTAATGATATCTTGGACTTTACAGAGTGGATGAAAAACCTGTGGAATGCAGTCAAGCATGAAAACTTCATCTTCAGCTTCAGAAACAGCCTGGAGGCTGATGCATACATGAGGCTGTGCACAGAATTCAACAAATGGGAATGGGCattcaaaaaagaaatgtacacGTGGGTTACAAATGCTGAAACAAGAATTTCCAACTTTGGTACAGTTGCTGTGAAATCTCAGATATCTGACATGTCAGAATTTCTCACACATTTGAAAAGTGATGCGTGCACAGTGCTGTCTAAATGGGAGACAACGCTTCTTGAGAATCTGGAACAGTACTTCAAGCAAACAGATTGTCATGTCTATCTACTTGAAGGATACAGAGAGAGCTTTGCAAACAGTGCAAAGAGCCTTCGACGAGAAATGGAGAACTCCGTGTTTAATCAACTCACAGCAACAGCTGACATCAGACAGGGAATGACAAAACTTGATAAAATCAAGGAGAACCACACAAAAGAATTAGAAGAAAAGGTGCGTGGATTGATTGATCAATgtcggggaaaaaaagtcaagatGGAAGACAAAGAACTGGACAAAGAATTTGACAAGATGTGGACTAAAACAGTAAATGAACTACCTTTTCCAAAACAAAAGGCCACAAATGTCATCTCACATGTGGACCACTACCTGAGAGAGAATCTAACGCGTAAGGGGAGTCATGTATGTCAATTATTAAGTAAAAAAACCCTGCAAGATTGTGGACAAATGCCTTTCACATATACAGCGGAAGGAATTTACAAGCAGTTCAAACACAGAGTCAGCAAGTTCTTCAACATTGAAGATCATGTAAAGACTTTACAAAACATAGCTGACAGCATCATAACAATGTGCACACAGTCTGTGACTGAAAAGATGGAAAGGAGGAACAATTACCATGACAATTACATCCAAGAGATCCTACACATGATTGATGACAGGCTGGAAAGCAACCAGAAGGTTAAGCCAGAGATCGAGTTCGAAGTTTCTTTGAAACAGCACATCTGTGGATTTTCAGCCAGACAGTTTCAGAAAATGCATGACGATTTCTTACATGCGAATGATCCCTACAGATGTCTgaatcaaaacaaagaaaagttcTGTGCTGATTTTAAAGATGTGTTCCAGGAACGAGACCAGTGCCAAAAGAAGGCAGAAGAATTCACAAACCGCTGCCTGACGCCTGCAGTCGAAGACTTTGTCAACCGTTCCTTGGGTCCTGACATCATTGGTGAAATGCTGACAAGTGAGCAGTTCGGCACACGAATATTCCTCCAGTATTCAATTTTACTGGATTTGCTCTCAAAGGATGACTTTGAAAACTATCAGAGCTCTATCTGCTCATACGAGGAGTATGTAAAGAAATGGATTCTCGACCAAATAGTGGAACGCTTCTCGAATGTGTCTACGACGTTTGAGTTTGAGTATCGCCACGTTCTGTCAAGTATCAACAGCATAAATGCTGCTATCAACAAAGCTAAAACAGAAAAGAGTGGCAACTTGAAGACATTCGTTGAAGATGTCTGTCAGGAACTTGGTGATAAACTGGTCATTTCCCAAGATGCTCTTGGTGCTTTCATGATCCTGAACAATGCCGACCAGGAACAGTTTGCTCACTGGCTCACTGAGTGTCTGAAGGACATGGCAGAAACTCTGAGAGAGAAGTTTAAAGAAACAAACATCCAgatgaaactaaaaaatcttCATGTGAAGCCTCAGAACGAACTTTTCAACAAACTGATTGGATGTGGTAGACAGTGTCCATTCTGCAAAGTGCCTTGTGAGGCGGGAGACAAAGCCCACACTGAGCACTGGGCTTCACTACATCGGCCACAAGGTCTGGGTGAATACAGATCAATTTCCTCAGGAAAGCTTGTCAGTGATATATGCTCTTCTCTTGTGATCACACAAGACGGTACTTTTCAATGTGATGCTACAAACTGGACAAGTCACCCTTACAAGCGTTACGCAGAAATTTTCCCAGATTGGAGAATCGCTCCAGATGGAAGCCTTCAGGCATCAGACTACTGGAAATATGTAATGGCAAAATTCAACGAGCAGTTTGCCGAAGTATATAATGCAGAGCCTGCTGATATTCCTGCAACTTGGAAACTGATCAAACCTAAGCAAGCAAAGGAAAGCCTCAAAGAGTCATTCAGCATCAAGTGA